In the genome of Xiphophorus hellerii strain 12219 chromosome 14, Xiphophorus_hellerii-4.1, whole genome shotgun sequence, the window ACAAATTGCCTGACTTATCTGACCTATCTATTTGGCAAAGGTTTTACCACCTGTTGTTCACATGTTGAGGATCAACTAcgtatttttctgtaaaatgctTATTCATTCACAAAGTCtgacttttatgtaatgtttttttattatatattttattttattatctggAGCAACACCTTCTGTGTAACCAAGTACAAATAATGATTTAAGTATGCAGTCTAACCATTGTCTTTTGatgctgttatttttatatatctatagtaataatgtaaatcaaaactgtttttaaatatatcagCCAACAGGCCTACAGCTACTGTGACTGCAGACAAGAAAACCATTTCAGAGGGCAGACAAACTGAACTTACCTGCTCAGTTAAAGACTCTGCTGGATGGAAGTATGACTGGTTCATGCACAGCTTCTCTGAAGCCCAGATTGAGAACAACGCTGTCAAAAACACCATCAACATCCACAGTGGAGGCATCTACTGgtgcagaggaagaagaggaagccCAGCTTTCTTCACTGAGCCCAGTGAAAAGTTCGTCATTGAGAAAAGCCGTGAGTTTCACAACATGAAGGGGTGAACATGGGCTGAAGTGTTTTGTTTGACATTCGCAGCTTAATTTTTTCTGTACTCAAACCATAATCAGTGTCCAACCAGGCAACTGTTGCTTTGCAACATAGCTGGAGCCAGATATACAGTGGTGAGGCAATATCCATGAGGTGTGAGATTAAGGGAGGAGGAAGCTCTATGCGGGAATACGAGTGGAGAACAACAACCTCAAAGCCACCATCAAGAGAGAGTACGGTTCATATTAGAGCCTCTGCTTCCGCCACTAGTAACTTCTGGTGTAGGGGGAGAGCAGATCCATTTTCCTCAACTGAGTGGAGCCAAGAATACCATCTGAGAGTATCAGGTAAGTatttatgtttggtttttggtgttttatgttaattctttcagcaaatgatGCTTTATTGTCACCACAAATTAATCACAGATAAACCAAGGCCCGTGGTGAGGGCCGATAAAAGACTCATACCAGTAGGGGGCAACGTAACACTCACCTGCTCTGTGGACTATCCGACTGAGTGGAAATACTACTGGTTCAGACACACTGGCAACTTTTCTGACGTTAAGACCATTGAAGAAGGAAAATCAGAAAATGCCATCAGTGTCTCTCAGGGAGGAGTGTACTACTGtcagggaggaagaggaaaccCAGTCTTCTTCACTGAAGAAAGTCATCGGATCACCATTGAGAAAAGAGGTAGCTATGGTAACTTTCAGGGCTGTTAGGAGGATCCATGACTAGTCTTTAGAGATGAACCACTTTTTCTTCacctttattgtgttttaacagtttccaatatggctgctgtTTCTCTGGAGCCTGACTTGCCCGCGATCTACTCTGGAGAGACGATCACCGTTAGATGTGAGATTTCTGGAAGTCAAAGCAATGAATGGGTTTATGAATGGAGCAAGCCAATATCGGATACATTACCAATGAATGAGTACCGAATTGTTACTGCATCCGAGTCCAGCAGTGGGAACTACAGGTGTTTGGGGCGACGCAAGCAGGATCTGTATTCATCGACAGAGTGGAGCAACGTCAGGACAGTCACAGTTTCTGGTGGGAATAAAGTTCATCTTGATCCAGATtgcattattttcattatagTGTAATATTCTGTCTCCCAACCAAGTAAAATATAGACATTTCTGGTATCATCTGTACTtactattgtaaaaaaaaaagacattaataaTAAACAGACCTcgaaattttattttgctgcaaCGCAAGAACACAATTCAACCTTTTAATTGTAGTATTAATGTTCTTTCATCGTAGTGTTATCAAAACTTTTGCTTCTCTGAAGCTTTTTGGTGAGTGACTGCAAATGAGACGATGGTCTTCTTAAACCTGTCCAACTAAACCAGACACATCCTGGTGAGAAAGATGACCTGGAATCCAATTCTCCCGTCTTTCCTTGTGGAAATAACCAAACCATTGCTGAAGCCTTCTATTGATTAGGTCTTTGTGGAAATGTGCCTTGATGAACATGGTTgcattgttgatttttttccagaacaCACTTTAGAAATTGCCATGAACATGAGAAATACCTTTGTGGATTGCTCATCTCACAAACAAGGACCTTTTTGTTAAGTATGGTGGCAGAACCGATCTACTTTGGAGATGTTTTTCTGCATAAATGAAAGGAggaatttctaaatatttgtctACTGTCAAGTagacaaatatttagaaattccTCCTGAAAATTTGCTTCAGAGTGCTCTACATTTCAGACCAACGGAAGACCTTAtaggtttttttaaatcaaaaattgaGGAAACAAATATCAGCTTAGACCACTGTTTGGAGTGGTGTAGCAAGATCATTTCCTTAAATACAGAGTGAATGTCAGTTTTGTTACTACAACACTTAATTAGCCTATGAGTTTAAATATTGAGTTtgaaagcttaaaaaaacatttatttcaattccATTAAGAAACTGCTGTTTAATTTGTAGCTGTAgtgttttttagtgtttttttttagcttgtttttttaattattattatttttttcttattatttcaaCAGAGCAAAGACCGAAGGCTGAAATTATTGCTGACAGAAACTTTTCAACAGGGGGCACTGTGACGCTGACCTGTTCTGTTCCACCGTCATCGTCACCATCTAGTTGGACTTACCACTGGTACAGAGATGAGATCGCCTCTAAACCTCTGGAGCTGAAATCTGCTGCAAATGGAGAACTCGTTGCGTCACAGAATGGATTGTATttctgcagaggaggaagaggaagcccAGTTTACTACACAGAGTCCAGTCATTCAGTTACTGTTGACATACCTGGTAAGAGTTTCAAAGAGTCGGTACATCGATTTTTGAGGTTCGTgcagaaaaatattctaatCTATTTTCTTCCTTAATTTGGAAAAGCTACAGACAGAACGAGACCTGTTGTGACTCAGCAGTCAAACTGGCCTACGGTGTACTACGGTGAGAAGGTCACTCTGAGATGTGAGATCCAGGGACAACCTCAAGATTGGGTTTTTGAATGGATATCATCCTGTGGGGCTGTACCATCGACCCAAAATGAAACGCTTTGTTTAAGTTATTCATGTAATGGGCACTACTGGTGTAGAGGCAGGAGGAAGAGTGATCCA includes:
- the LOC116732319 gene encoding Fc receptor-like protein 5 isoform X2, with translation MGKTSLSWVSTLLLLNTVFNFGHAQDVNLTLEPSSSPLFHGESVTFTCNMTGGYDSNWLYKFHRNGQHIVAKSDVSNSLQLHLVTDLSGRYQCSAYRKDSPGINKQSNNITLSVAANRPTATVTADKKTISEGRQTELTCSVKDSAGWKYDWFMHSFSEAQIENNAVKNTINIHSGGIYWCRGRRGSPAFFTEPSEKFVIEKSLSNQATVALQHSWSQIYSGEAISMRCEIKGGGSSMREYEWRTTTSKPPSRESTVHIRASASATSNFWCRGRADPFSSTEWSQEYHLRVSDKPRPVVRADKRLIPVGGNVTLTCSVDYPTEWKYYWFRHTGNFSDVKTIEEGKSENAISVSQGGVYYCQGGRGNPVFFTEESHRITIEKRVSNMAAVSLEPDLPAIYSGETITVRCEISGSQSNEWVYEWSKPISDTLPMNEYRIVTASESSSGNYRCLGRRKQDLYSSTEWSNVRTVTVSEQRPKAEIIADRNFSTGGTVTLTCSVPPSSSPSSWTYHWYRDEIASKPLELKSAANGELVASQNGLYFCRGGRGSPVYYTESSHSVTVDIPATDRTRPVVTQQSNWPTVYYGEKVTLRCEIQGQPQDWVFEWISSCGAVPSTQNETLCLSYSCNGHYWCRGRRKSDPQDVTWWSAPLQSTYVSFAPKSVLTVSPSWLSPGASVTLSCEVKDSSAGWRFYWYKAVPDLLHVFMILARRRRSLYFSSGYNFEHLPGTIKGTVENSYIIHGQKHTAGYFCRAGRGNPEYFTEYSEIQFVWSADPHPAASLSVSPDREQHFTSESVTLNCGGNSTKWRVMTPRRINLLYSDIYFEEVNGFTTRMRAHSPSTAVYWCESESGEFSNAVNVTTHGGDLILVSPVHPVNEGDSVTLGCKLRSENFTSTVGFFKNDKLIQNAVRGELSIPAVSASDEGFYRCGHSGEVSPQSWVAVKSLSPSLPVSLIVGLVVGSLLTVLLVTLLLVTLRNRLSQCHRTNQTSGTAPTNKQDETPNQIYSSLLQGDSAIYESVRSPGNPVNDP
- the LOC116732319 gene encoding Fc receptor-like protein 5 isoform X1, whose protein sequence is MLLSDLFQLNMCWNSIRSHAFIVYILCFLLFNLDVNLTLEPSSSPLFHGESVTFTCNMTGGYDSNWLYKFHRNGQHIVAKSDVSNSLQLHLVTDLSGRYQCSAYRKDSPGINKQSNNITLSVAANRPTATVTADKKTISEGRQTELTCSVKDSAGWKYDWFMHSFSEAQIENNAVKNTINIHSGGIYWCRGRRGSPAFFTEPSEKFVIEKSLSNQATVALQHSWSQIYSGEAISMRCEIKGGGSSMREYEWRTTTSKPPSRESTVHIRASASATSNFWCRGRADPFSSTEWSQEYHLRVSDKPRPVVRADKRLIPVGGNVTLTCSVDYPTEWKYYWFRHTGNFSDVKTIEEGKSENAISVSQGGVYYCQGGRGNPVFFTEESHRITIEKRVSNMAAVSLEPDLPAIYSGETITVRCEISGSQSNEWVYEWSKPISDTLPMNEYRIVTASESSSGNYRCLGRRKQDLYSSTEWSNVRTVTVSEQRPKAEIIADRNFSTGGTVTLTCSVPPSSSPSSWTYHWYRDEIASKPLELKSAANGELVASQNGLYFCRGGRGSPVYYTESSHSVTVDIPATDRTRPVVTQQSNWPTVYYGEKVTLRCEIQGQPQDWVFEWISSCGAVPSTQNETLCLSYSCNGHYWCRGRRKSDPQDVTWWSAPLQSTYVSFAPKSVLTVSPSWLSPGASVTLSCEVKDSSAGWRFYWYKAVPDLLHVFMILARRRRSLYFSSGYNFEHLPGTIKGTVENSYIIHGQKHTAGYFCRAGRGNPEYFTEYSEIQFVWSADPHPAASLSVSPDREQHFTSESVTLNCGGNSTKWRVMTPRRINLLYSDIYFEEVNGFTTRMRAHSPSTAVYWCESESGEFSNAVNVTTHGGDLILVSPVHPVNEGDSVTLGCKLRSENFTSTVGFFKNDKLIQNAVRGELSIPAVSASDEGFYRCGHSGEVSPQSWVAVKSLSPSLPVSLIVGLVVGSLLTVLLVTLLLVTLRNRLSQCHRTNQTSGTAPTNKQDETPNQIYSSLLQGDSAIYESVRSPGNPVNDP